In Excalfactoria chinensis isolate bCotChi1 chromosome 3, bCotChi1.hap2, whole genome shotgun sequence, one DNA window encodes the following:
- the PXDN gene encoding peroxidasin homolog isoform X3 has protein sequence MWTLPQGIQCTSLAELKAILNQKLFGFETNSFLHSNELIMKEDSRLNLLDDGTLMIQNTQETDQGIYQCMAKNVAGEVKTQEVTLRYFGSPARPSFVIHPQNTEVLVGESVTLECSATGHPQPQITWTKGDRTPLPSDPRITITPSGGLYIQNVKQEDSGEYTCFATNSIGNIHATAYIIVQALPQFTVTPQDKTVIEGQTVDFPCEAQGYPQPVIAWTKGGGQLSVDRRHLVLSSGTLRISRVALHDQGQYECQAVNIIGSQRIVVYLTVQPRVTPVFASVPSDMTVEVGTNVQIPCSAQGEPEPVITWNKDGVQVTESGKFHVSPEGYLTIRDVGTADEGRYECVARNTIGYSSVSMVLSVNVPNVSRNGDPFVQTSIVEAIATVDRAINSTRTHLFDSRPRSPNDLLALFRYPRDPYTVEQARAGEIFERTLQLIQDHVQDGLMVDLNGTSYHYNDLVSPQYLNLIANLSGCTAHRRVNNCSDMCFHQKYRTHDGTCNNLQHPMWGASLTAFERLLKSVYENGFNLPRGIEPKRLSNGYALPMPRLVSTTLIGTETITPDEQYTHMLMQWGQFLDHDLDLTVAALSEARFSDGQHCSSVCTNDPPCFSIMIPPNDPRVRNGARCMFFVRSSPVCGSGMTSLLMNSVYPREQINQLTSYIDASNVYGSSDHEALEIRDLASQRGLLRQGIVQRSGKPLLPFATGPPTECMRDENESPIPCFLAGDQRSNEQLGLTSIHTLWFREHNRIATELLKLNPHWDGDTIYHETRKIVGAEMQHITFSHWLPKIFGEVGMKMLGEYKGYDPSVNSGITNEFATAAFRFGHTLINPFLYRLDENFEPIPQGHLPLHKAFFSPFRIVNEGGIDPLLRGLFGVAGKMRVPSQLLNTELTERLFSMARTVALDLAAMNIQRGRDHGIPPYHDFRVYCNLSSAQTFEDLKNEIKNPEIREKLSRLYGSPLNIDLFPALMVEDLVPGSRLGPTLMCLLSTQFRRIRDGDRLWYENPGVFTPAQLTQIKQTSLARVLCDNGDNITRVQHDVFKVAEFPYGYSSCEDIPKLDLRMWQDCCEDCRTRGQFNAFSYHFRGRRSLDYSFQEDKPLKKMKMSKTVSSMKQSKYFRNATSASDENANMPIVNDFKEFVLEMQKTISSLRSQIKKLESRLSKTDCTDEKGKSYSSNETWKRDPCTVCECKVGQITCFVESCPPVDCEAPVKAKGDCCPVCVKESINKKKP, from the exons ATGTGGACGTTACCTCAGGGAATACAGTGTACTTCACTTGCAGAGCTGAAGGCAATCCTAAACCAGAAATTATTTGGCTTCGAAACAA AttcttttcttcacagtaaTGAGCTCATTATGAAAGAAGATTCTCGTCTAAACTTGTTAGATGATGGCACGTTAATGATTCAAAATACTCAAGAAACTGACCAGGGCATTTACCAGTGCATGGCAAAAAATGTAGCTGGAGAAGTGAAAACTCAGGAAGTTACTCTGAGATATTTCGGATCACCAG CCAGGCCAAGTTTTGTGATTCACCCTCAGAACACAGAGGTTTTAGTTGGAGAAAGTGTCACTTTGGAGTGCAGTGCAACTGGGCACCCTCAGCCACAAATTACATGGACCAAAGGTGACAGAACACCTTTACCCAGTGACCCTCGTATCACGATAACTCCATCAGGAGGACTTTATATACAAAATGTCAAGCAGGAAGACAGTGGCGAGTACACCTGTTTTGCAACTAACAGCATAGGTAACATCCATGCTACTGCATACATCATAGTCCAAG cTCTGCCTCAATTTACTGTCACCCCTCAAGACAAAACAGTGATTGAAGGGCAAACAGTTGACTTCCCTTGTGAAGCACAAGGCTATCCACAGCCTGTTATTGCATGGACTAAAGGAG GAGGCCAGTTGTCTGTTGACAGAAGACATTTAGTCCTATCTTCTGGTACCCTGAGGATTTCCAGAGTTGCCCTGCATGATCAAGGGCAGTATGAATGCCAAGCTGTCAACATTATTGGATCTCAAAGGATTGTTGTATACCTGACTGTACAGCCTAGAG TGACTCCTGTATTTGCCAGTGTTCCTAGTGACATGACAGTAGAAGTTGGCACAAATGTGCAGATCCCATGCAGTGCTCAAGGAGAGCCAGAGCCAGTAATTACATGGAATAAG gatGGAGTACAGGTAACTGAGAGTGGAAAATTTCATGTTAGTCCAGAGGGATATCTTACCATTCGTGATGTTGGAACTGCTGATGAAGGCCGATATGAATGTGTTGCCCGGAATACCATAGGATACTCCTCTGTTAGTATGGTACTTAGCGTTAATG TCCCTAATGTCAGCCGAAATGGAGATCCTTTTGTACAAACATCAATTGTGGAAGCAATTGCAACTGTTGACAGAGCAATAAATTCAACACGTACACATCTGTTTGACAG TCGTCCTCGTTCTCCAAATGATTTGCTAGCCTTATTTCGATACCCAAGGGATCCATACACTGTTGAGCAAGCAAGAGCTGGGGAAATATTTGAAAGAACATTACAGCTTATTCAAGATCACGTACAGGATGGTCTAATGGTTGACCTGAATGGAACAA GTTATCACTATAATGACCTTGTATCCCCACAGTACTTGAATCTGATAGCTAATCTCTCAGGCTGTACAGCTCATCGACGAGTGAACAATTGCTCAGATATGTGCTTTCACCAGAAGTACAGAACACATGATGGAACATGCAACAATCTGCAGCATCCCATGTGGGGCGCTTCTCTGACGGCCTTTGAACGTCTGTTAAAGTCAGTCTATGAAAATGGATTCAATTTGCCTCGGGGAATTGAACCCAAGAGACTCTCTAATGGATATGCACTCCCAATGCCTCGCTTGGTTTCAACTACTCTGATTGGAACTGAAACCATAACCCCAGATGAGCAGTACACTCACATGCTCATGCAGTGGGGTCAGTTTCTTGACCACGACCTTGATCTCACTGTTGCTGCCTTAAGTGAGGCAAGATTTTCGGATGGTCAGCATTGCAGTTCAGTTTGCACAAATGATCCTCCATGCTTTTCAATAATGATACCGCCAAACGATCCCAGAGTCAGAAACGGTGCACGCTGCATGTTTTTCGTACGCTCCAGTCCAGTTTGTGGAAGTGGCATGACATCACTCCTCATGAATTCTGTGTACCCACGAGAACAGATTAACCAACTGACTTCATATATTGACGCATCCAATGTGTATGGCAGTTCAGATCACGAAGCGCTGGAAATCAGAGACTTGGCAAGTCAAAGGGGTCTTCTGAGACAGGGCATTGTACAAAGATCTGGCAAGCCCCTTCTTCCATTTGCTACTGGCCCACCAACAGAATGTATGAGGGATGAAAATGAGAGCCCCATTCCCTGCTTTTTAGCTGGTGATCAGCGTTCTAATGAACAGCTGGGTCTTACCAGTATCCACACATTGTGGTTTAGAGAACACAACAGAATTGCCACAGAACTTCTGAAACTCAATCCACACTGGGATGGTGACACAATATATCATGAAACACGCAAAATTGTTGGTGCAGAAATGCAACACATAACATTTAGCCACTGGCTACCTAAGATCTTTGGAGAGGTAGGCATGAAGATGCTTGGCGAATATAAAGGTTATGATCCCAGTGTTAATTCTGGCATAACTAATGAGTTTGCAACTGCCGCTTTTAGGTTTGGTCACACACTCATTAATCCTTTTCTGTATCGACTGGATGAAAACTTTGAACCTATTCCACAAGGCCATCTACCTCTTCATAAGGCATTCTTCTCTCCATTTCGGATTGTAAATGAAGGAGGCATTGATCCACTTCTAAGGGGATTGTTTGGTGTTGCTGGTAAGATGCGTGTCCCATCACAATTACTCAATACAGAGTTAACAGAGAGACTCTTCTCCATGGCACGTACTGTGGCTTTAGATCTGGCAGCTATGAATATTCAGAGAGGCAGAGATCATGGAATTCCTCCCTACCATGATTTTAGAGTTTACTGTAATCTTTCTTCAGCTCAGACTTTTGAagatctgaaaaatgaaattaagaatCCTGAAATCAGGGAGAAACTTAGCAG attGTATGGCTCCCCCTTGAACATAGATCTATTTCCTGCTTTAATGGTAGAAGATTTAGTTCCAGGAAGCCGGCTGGGACCAACTTTGATGTGTCTGTTAAGCACCCAGTTTAGGCGTATCAGGGATGGAGACAG GTTATGGTATGAGAACCCGGGTGTATTCACACCTGCTCAGCTCACTCAGATCAAGCAGACGTCACTTGCCAGAGTTCTGTGTGACAATGGTGACAACATAACCAGGGTGCAGCATGATGTCTTTAAGGTGGCTGAATTTCCTTATGGATATAGCAGCTGTGAAGATATTCCTAAACTGGATCTCAGAATGTGGCAAGATTGCTGTGAAG ACTGTAGAACTAGAGGACAGTTTAATGCATTTTCATACCACTTTCGGGGAAGACGTTCTCTTGATTACAGCTTTCAGGAGGACAAGCccttgaagaaaatgaaaatgtccaAAACAGTAAG CTCCATGAAACAGAGTAAATATTTTCGTAATGCCACCTCAGCATctgatgaaaatgcaaacatgcCCATAGTGAATGACTTCAAagaatttgttttggaaatgcaAAAAACTATTTCAAGCCTCAGAAGCCAG ataaaaaaaCTTGAATCACGCCTCAGTAAAACTGATTGCACTGATGAAAAGGGTAAATCATATTCCAGCAATGAAACCTGGAAAAGGGACCCATGTACTGTGTGTGAATGCAAA GTTGGTCAGATTACCTGTTTTGTGGAGTCATGCCCACCAGTTGACTGTGAAGCCCCTGTGAAGGCTAAAGGGGATTGCTGTCCAGTCTGTGTCAAAGAAAGTATTAATAAAAAGAAGCCTTAA